GCGCTCGGGCTCGCCGTGCACGAGCACGTCGAGGCCCAGGCGCTCCTGCAGCGCGACGACGTCGCGGATCTCGGCCTCCATCGCGGCGCGGTAGCCGGCGTCGTCGAGCTCGCCCCTCGCGTGGGCGGCGCGGGCGCGGCGGATGTCGCCCGTCTGCGGGAAGGATCCGATCGTCGTCGTGGGCAGCGCGGGCAGCACGATGTCGGCCTGCGCCGCGACGCGCTCGTCGTAGGCGACGCGCTCGGCGTCGCCCGCCGACGCGGCGGCGACGCGATCGCGCACCACGCCGTCGGCGACGCCGGGGGCGACGCGGCGGGCGGCGAGCGCATCCCGAGCCCGGCCGAGCGCCGCCGACTCGTCGGCACCCGAGAGCGCCGAGGCGAGCGTCACGACCTCGGCGACCTTCTGGTCGGCGAACGCGAGCCATGAGCGCAGCTCGTCCGAGAGCGTCGTCTCGCGGTCGACGTCGTGCGGCACGTGGAGCAGCGACGTCGACGTGCCGACCACGACGTGCGCGTCGATGCCGCGCAGCGTCTCGAGTGCGGCGTCGAGGTCGGTGCGCCACACGTTGCGGCCACCGACGACGCCCGCGACGACCGTGCCGCCGATCGCGGGCACCGAGCCGCGCACGAGGTCCACGGCCACGGCGTCGGCGAGCGGCGCGAGCGCCTCGACGCGGCCCGAGGCGTCGCCGTTCGGCACGGCGAGCAGGATGCGCACCCCCGTGCCGCGCACGGCCTCGAGCCCCGCGCGCACGGCGGCCTCGACCTCGGCGCGCGAGACGTGGCCCCAGTCGCCGACGAGCGCGGGCTCGTCGATCTGCAGCCAGGGCGCGCCGGCCTCGGCGAGCGCCTCCGCGAGGGCGCGGTAGGCGGGCACGAGGCGGTCGACGAGCTCGATGGGGCGCACGCCGCCGCCCGTCGCGAGCGTCAGCAGCGTCGCGGGTCCGACGATCGAGGGGCGCGTGACGACGCCGGCGTCGCGCACGGCGGCGAAGCGCTCGACGATGCGGCGGTCCTGCAGCGCGAACGTCGACGCGGCGTCGAGCTCGGGCACGAGGTAGTGGTAGTTCGAGTCGAGCCACTTCGTCATCTCGAGCGGCGGCACGTCGCCCTCGCCGCGTGCGAGCAGCCACTCGTGCGCGAGCGACACGGGGCCGGCGGGCACGACGTCGCGCAGGCGCGGCGGCACGGCGCCGAGGGTGATGGCGGCGTCGAGCACGTGGTCGTAGTGCGCCCACTCGCCGGGCACGGCGGCGTCGCCGACGAGGCCGAGGTCGACGAGGCGGCGCGCGTCGGCGACGCGGATCTCGTGCGCGCGCTCGTGGAACGCGGCATCGTCGATCGCGCCGCGCCAATGCTGCTCGAGCGCGCGCTTGAGGTCGCGGTCGCGGCCGATGCGGGGGTAGCCGAGGATCGTGGCTGCGGGAAGGGTCATGCGGATGCTCCAGCGATCGAGCCGACGCCGCGCAGCACCTCGAGCGCGGCGCGATGGCGGTTGAAGGTGTACAGGTGGACGCTCGGTGCGAGGTGTCGCAGCTCGTCGACGAGCGCGACGGTCGCATCGATGCCGATGCGCTCGGCGTCCTCCGGCGAGGCGCCGTCGAGCGCCGCGAGCAGGGCGGCCGGCGGCCGCTCGTTCGCGAGCTCGGCCGCGCGCACGAGGCGGCGCGCGGAGTCGGGGATGATGATGCCCGGCACGATCGGGATCGTGATGCCGCGCGAGCGCGCGAGGTCGACGAACCGCTCGTAGTCGTACGGGTCGAAGAACAGCTGCGTGATCGCCAACGTCGCGCCCGCCGCCTGCTTGGCGAGCAGCGCATCCACGTCGTGGCGCGCCGAGCCCGCACCCGAGCCGGGGTGGCCGTTGGGGAAGGCCGCGACGGCCACCTCGACCGCGCGCGGCCGCTCGGCGACGACGCTGCGGCCCTCGCGACCGATCTCGCGGTACGGTGCGCGCTCGGCCTCGACGCGCTGGATGAGCTGCACGAGCTCGCTCGCCGAGCCGAGGTCGCCGAGCGGCGCCCCGTCGACGGGCGGGTCGCCGCGGAGCGCGAGGAAGCGCGTGATGCCCGCGTCGAGGAAGTCGCGCACGAGCACGCTCGCCTCGCGCACCGTGAGGCCGACGCACGTGAGGTGCGCCATGGGGCGGGCGTCGGCGGCGAGCAGCTGGCGCAGCACCGCGAGGGAGCCGTCGCGCGTCGAGCCGCTGGCGCCGTACGTCACCGAGACGAACGACGGGCCTGCGGCGACGAGGCGCGCGAGCGAGTCGTCGAGCGTGTCCGTCGCCGACGCGTCGCGCGGCGGGAACAGCTCGAAGGAGAACGGGAGACAGTGCGACATCGCAGGCGAACGTAGCGACGCCCGCCCCTCGAGCAGAAGGGGCGGGCGTCGCGGGGCGTCGCACGACGACGCGGGGCGTCACACGACGACGCGGAACTCCTCGAGCCCGTCCACGGCATCCTCGGTCACGAGCACGTCGACGCGCGTGCCGGTCGCCTCGTACGTCTCGCGCTCGACCGTGAAGCGGTCGTGCAGTCGCGAGACGACGTCGCCGCGGTCGAACGGCACGAGCAGCGCCATCGCGACCGTGGGCCGCGGCAGCAGCTCGGCGATGCGCTCGCGCAGCTCGTCGACGCCCATGCCCGTACGCGCCGACACGAACACCGCCGTCGGCACGAGGCCGCGCAGCACGAGCAGGTCGTCGTCGGAGACGAGGTCGGCCTTGTTGAACGCGACGATCTCGGGGATGTCGCGCGCACCGGTCTCGCCGATGACCTCCCGCACGGTCGCGAGCTGCGCGGCGGGGTCGGGGTGGCTCGCGTCGACGACGTGCACGATGACGTCGGACTCGCCGACCTCCTCGAGCGTCGAGCGGAACGCCTCGACGAGCTGGTGCGGCAGGTTGCGCACGAAGCCGACGGTGTCGGCGAGCGTGTAGAGGCGTCCGTCGGGCGTCTCGGTGCGGCGCACCGTCGCATCCAGCGTCGCGAACAGGGCGTTCTCGACGAGCACGCCCGCGTTCGTGAGGCGGTTGAGCAGGCTCGACTTGCCGGCGTTCGTGTAGCCGGCGATCGCGACCGACGGCACCTCGAAGCGGTCGCGGTTGGCGCGCTTCGCCTGACGCGCGGGCGCGAAGCCCTTGATCTGCGTGCGCAGCCTCGCCATGCGATTGCGGATGCGCCGACGGTCGAGCTCGATCTTCGTCTCACCGGGTCCGCGCGAGCCCATGCCGGCGCCCTGGCCGCCGACCTGTCCACCGGCCTGGCGCGACATCGACTCGCCCCAGCCGCGCAGGCGCGGCAGCAGGTACTCGAGCTGCGCGAGCTCGACCTGCGCCTTGCCCTCGCGGCTCTTCGCGTGCTGGCTGAAGATGTCGAGGATGACGGCGGTGCGGTCGATGACCTTGACCTTCACGACGTCCTCGAGCGCACGCCGCTGGCTCGGTGCGAGCTCGGTGTCGGCGATGACGGTGTCGGCGCCGGTCTCCTTGACGAGCTCGGCGAGCTCCTGCGCCTTGCCGCGGCCGACGTACGTCGCCGGGTCGGGCGTCGGGCGCCGCTGCAGCACGCCGTCGAGCACGAGCGCGCCGGCGGTCTCCGCGAGGGCCGCGAGCTCGCGCATCGAGTTCTCGGCGTCGACGACCCCGCCGGCGTGCACGCCCACGAGCACGACGTTCTCGAGGCGCAGCTGGCGGTACTCGACCTCGGTGACGTCCTCGAGCTCCGTGCGCAGGCCGCCGACGCGGCGCAGCGCCGCGCGATCGGCGCGATCGAGCTGCTCGCCGTCGAAGTCGCCGTCGGTCGCATCGGCGCCGAGCGCCTGGGCCGACTGGTCGAGCAGCCGCTCGTCGCCCGGATCCGCCCACTCGAGGATGCGGTCCACGCGCGAGGTGCCGTCCGCCATGCTCTTCCCTCCACTACGGTCGGTGCGTGACCGACCACTACTTCTCCGCCGCCTCCGGCGACGCTCCCACGCGCGAGGTGCGCGCGACGCTCGCCGGCCACGAGCGCTCGCTGCTCACGGCGCCCGGGGTGTTCTCGGGCGACGGCCTCGACGTCGGCACGAGCGTGCTGCTCGACGAGACCCCGGAGCCGCCGCGGACCGGCGACCTGCTCGACCTCGGCACCGGCTGGGGCCCGGTCGCCCTGTCGCTCGCGCTCCGCGCACCGGAGGCGCGGGTGTGGGCGGTGGATGTGAATCCGAGGGCGGTGGACCTCGTCCGGCGCAACGCCGAGCGTGTCAGCGTAGCAAACGTGACGGCGGCGCTGCCGGGCGAGATGCCCGATGTTCGCTTCCAGGGGATCTGGTCGAACCCGCCCATCCGCATCGGCAAGCAGCAGCTGCACGCGCTGCTGCTCGAGTGGCTGCCGCGGCTCGTGGTCGGCGGCGAGGCGTGGCTCGTCGTGCAGAAGCACCTCGGCTCCGACTCGCTGCTGCGCTGGCTCGACGAGCAGGATGGGCTCGCGGCCGAGCGCTGGACGTCGAAGAAGACGTTCCGCATCCTGCGCGTGGAGCGCGTCGAGGGCTGAGCCCCCGCGCCCTCAGAGGATCGCGGTCTCGCCGCGGTAGACGATCTCGGCGGGGCCCGTGAGCCACGCGTGCTCGCCGTCGGCCTGCTGGTCGACGTCGACGTGCACGACCCCGCCCGGCACCTCGACGCGCCAGCGGTTCGGCGCGCCGCCCGCCCAGTGCCGCGTCGCGAACGCCGCCGCGACCGCGCCGGTGCCGCACGAGAGCGTCTCGCCCGAGCCGCGCTCGTGCACGCGCATGCGGATGCGGCCCTCGTCGCCCGCGATGCCCTGCGGCACGACGAGCTCGACGTTGACGCCGCCGGGCGTCGCGGGCTCGAGCTCGGGCGCCGTGTGCAGGTCGAGCGCCGCGAGCTCGGCGTCGTCGGCGATCGCGACGACGACGTGCGGGTTGCCGACGTCGACGCGCTGGCCGGGGCGCGCGACGGGCAGACCCGCGGCGCGCACGAGCGGCTCGCCGTCCTCGAGGCGCACGGCACCGAGGTCGGCCGAGAATCCGCCGTCGACGGCGCGCACGTGCTTGATGCCCGCGCGCGTGCCGACCTGCAGATCCGTCACGTCGGCGAGGCCCTCCTGCTCGAGCAGGCGGGCGAAGACGCGGATGCCGTTGCCGCACATCTCGGCGACGCTGCCGTCGGCGTTGCGGTAGTCCATGAACCACTCGGCGCCGCCGCCGAGCGCGCGCTCGTGCTCGGGCATCGCCTCGGTGCGCGTCGCGACGATGAGGCCGTCGCCGCCGATGCCGAAGCGGCGGTCGCACAGCGCCACCACCTGCTCGGGCGTCGGCGAGAGCTCGCCTGCCGGGTCGACGAGCAGCACGAAGTCGTTGCCCGTGCCCTGTCCCTTCGCGAACGCCACCACGACGACGAGCCTACGGGCTCTGCAGCAGCCGCTCGGCGATGCCCTCGGCGCCGACGGGGCCGTCGACGTCGAGCGCCGGGTAGCGCTGGAACCACGACACCTGCCTGCGCGCGTACCGCCGCGTGAGGTGCTGCGTGCGCGCGATGGCCTCGGCCTCGTCGATCGTGCCGTGCAGCTGGTCGAGCGCCTGCCGGTAGCCGATCGCCGCCCGCGCCGTCGTGCCGCGCTCGAGGCCGGCGTCGACGAGCGTGCGCACCTCGTCGAGCATGCCCTGCGCCCACATCCGCTCCACGCGGGCGTCGAGGGCCTCGACGAGCGCAGAGCGCTCGCGGCGCACGTGCACGATCGTCGTGCCGGGCAGCACGTCGGGCAGGCCCACGGGGAACGGCTCCCCCGTCGAGGTCACGACCTCGAGCGCGCGCACGAGCCTGCGGCCGTTGTGCGGGCCGATCGCCTCGGCGGCGCGCGCGTCGACCGCCGCGAGCCGCGCGTGCATCGCCGCGGCGCCGTCGCGCTCGAGGTCGCCCTCGAGCTGCTGGCGCAGCGCGAC
The sequence above is a segment of the Agrococcus jejuensis genome. Coding sequences within it:
- a CDS encoding class I SAM-dependent methyltransferase encodes the protein MTDHYFSAASGDAPTREVRATLAGHERSLLTAPGVFSGDGLDVGTSVLLDETPEPPRTGDLLDLGTGWGPVALSLALRAPEARVWAVDVNPRAVDLVRRNAERVSVANVTAALPGEMPDVRFQGIWSNPPIRIGKQQLHALLLEWLPRLVVGGEAWLVVQKHLGSDSLLRWLDEQDGLAAERWTSKKTFRILRVERVEG
- the hflX gene encoding GTPase HflX, whose translation is MADGTSRVDRILEWADPGDERLLDQSAQALGADATDGDFDGEQLDRADRAALRRVGGLRTELEDVTEVEYRQLRLENVVLVGVHAGGVVDAENSMRELAALAETAGALVLDGVLQRRPTPDPATYVGRGKAQELAELVKETGADTVIADTELAPSQRRALEDVVKVKVIDRTAVILDIFSQHAKSREGKAQVELAQLEYLLPRLRGWGESMSRQAGGQVGGQGAGMGSRGPGETKIELDRRRIRNRMARLRTQIKGFAPARQAKRANRDRFEVPSVAIAGYTNAGKSSLLNRLTNAGVLVENALFATLDATVRRTETPDGRLYTLADTVGFVRNLPHQLVEAFRSTLEEVGESDVIVHVVDASHPDPAAQLATVREVIGETGARDIPEIVAFNKADLVSDDDLLVLRGLVPTAVFVSARTGMGVDELRERIAELLPRPTVAMALLVPFDRGDVVSRLHDRFTVERETYEATGTRVDVLVTEDAVDGLEEFRVVV
- a CDS encoding methylenetetrahydrofolate reductase gives rise to the protein MSHCLPFSFELFPPRDASATDTLDDSLARLVAAGPSFVSVTYGASGSTRDGSLAVLRQLLAADARPMAHLTCVGLTVREASVLVRDFLDAGITRFLALRGDPPVDGAPLGDLGSASELVQLIQRVEAERAPYREIGREGRSVVAERPRAVEVAVAAFPNGHPGSGAGSARHDVDALLAKQAAGATLAITQLFFDPYDYERFVDLARSRGITIPIVPGIIIPDSARRLVRAAELANERPPAALLAALDGASPEDAERIGIDATVALVDELRHLAPSVHLYTFNRHRAALEVLRGVGSIAGASA
- the dapF gene encoding diaminopimelate epimerase; the encoded protein is MVAFAKGQGTGNDFVLLVDPAGELSPTPEQVVALCDRRFGIGGDGLIVATRTEAMPEHERALGGGAEWFMDYRNADGSVAEMCGNGIRVFARLLEQEGLADVTDLQVGTRAGIKHVRAVDGGFSADLGAVRLEDGEPLVRAAGLPVARPGQRVDVGNPHVVVAIADDAELAALDLHTAPELEPATPGGVNVELVVPQGIAGDEGRIRMRVHERGSGETLSCGTGAVAAAFATRHWAGGAPNRWRVEVPGGVVHVDVDQQADGEHAWLTGPAEIVYRGETAIL
- the miaA gene encoding tRNA (adenosine(37)-N6)-dimethylallyltransferase MiaA produces the protein MLAVVGATGTGKSQLALDVAAALAERGRAAEVVNADAMQLYRGMDVGTAKLSLDERQGVPHHLMDALDVTAEASVAWYQPRAREVVAAIEARGAVPILVGGSGLYASSVLGPLDFPGTDVALRQQLEGDLERDGAAAMHARLAAVDARAAEAIGPHNGRRLVRALEVVTSTGEPFPVGLPDVLPGTTIVHVRRERSALVEALDARVERMWAQGMLDEVRTLVDAGLERGTTARAAIGYRQALDQLHGTIDEAEAIARTQHLTRRYARRQVSWFQRYPALDVDGPVGAEGIAERLLQSP
- the metE gene encoding 5-methyltetrahydropteroyltriglutamate--homocysteine S-methyltransferase, producing MTLPAATILGYPRIGRDRDLKRALEQHWRGAIDDAAFHERAHEIRVADARRLVDLGLVGDAAVPGEWAHYDHVLDAAITLGAVPPRLRDVVPAGPVSLAHEWLLARGEGDVPPLEMTKWLDSNYHYLVPELDAASTFALQDRRIVERFAAVRDAGVVTRPSIVGPATLLTLATGGGVRPIELVDRLVPAYRALAEALAEAGAPWLQIDEPALVGDWGHVSRAEVEAAVRAGLEAVRGTGVRILLAVPNGDASGRVEALAPLADAVAVDLVRGSVPAIGGTVVAGVVGGRNVWRTDLDAALETLRGIDAHVVVGTSTSLLHVPHDVDRETTLSDELRSWLAFADQKVAEVVTLASALSGADESAALGRARDALAARRVAPGVADGVVRDRVAAASAGDAERVAYDERVAAQADIVLPALPTTTIGSFPQTGDIRRARAAHARGELDDAGYRAAMEAEIRDVVALQERLGLDVLVHGEPERNDMVQYFAESLDGFAATAHGWVQSYGSRCTRPSILWGDVARPAPITVPWTAYAQSLTAKPVKGMLTGPVTILAWSFVRDDQPLADTAAQVAFALRDEVTDLEAAGTRIVQVDEPALRELLPLEEHRRADYLDWSVRAFRIATGGAAPGTQVHTHLCYSEFGSIIDAIDGLDADVTSIEAARSRMEIVDDIAGHGYPRGIGPGVWDIHSPRVPGADELDELLATATAGIPAGRLWVNPDCGLKTRGYAETEASLERLVAAAERARERIGATV